Proteins encoded together in one Quercus lobata isolate SW786 chromosome 3, ValleyOak3.0 Primary Assembly, whole genome shotgun sequence window:
- the LOC115980839 gene encoding loganic acid O-methyltransferase-like — MAEPVLDSVHVNGEHVTKMVSDSLPANGGHGKYSYSKNSYYQRSLANTEKNKIDEEISQKLDISKFCSTSNIIRIADLGCAAGPNTFVSVQNLIEAIVEKYHFLCPTSPLPEFQVFFNDQDTNDFNSLFITLPPDRKYFAAGVAGSFHYRLFPESSLHVVHTCYSLHWLSMLPKELNDKNSPAWNKGRIHYTSAPEEVYKAYSTQFAKDFENFLNARAKELVPGGIMVILMSGISEGFPYSEIPTGMMYDLLASSLMDMAREGLITEDRVDSFNLPFYAASPDEMAELVEQNGYFSIERMELTNPVPSLEGPIDIRAWIMHLRAATEGVFIKHFGREAIDEIFERLIKKLSNYSELLNSRTNVKVQLFAVLKRK, encoded by the exons ATGGCAGAACCAGTGCTTGATTCAGTCCATGTAAACGGGGAACATGTCACAAAAATGGTGTCTGATTCACTACCTGCTAATGGTGGTCACGGCAAATACAGCTACTCTAAAAATTCTTACTATCAG AGATCATTAGCAAATACtgaaaagaacaaaattgaTGAGGAAATTTCTCAGAAGcttgatatatcaaaattttgttctaCTTCCAACATAATTCGTATTGCAGATTTGGGATGTGCAGCTGGACCTAATACATTTGTTTCTGTGCAAAATCTAATTGAAGCTATAGTTGAGAAGTACCACTTCCTATGCCCTACTTCTCCATTGCCTGAATTCCAAGTGTTTTTTAATGACCAAGACACGAATGACTTCAACAGTCTCTTCATTACTCTCCCACCAGATAGGAAATACTTCGCTGCCGGAGTGGCAGGTTCCTTTCATTACCGATTGTTCCCCGAGTCCTCTCTCCATGTTGTGCATACCTGTTATTCACTCCATTGGCTCTCTATGCTGCCTAAAGAGTTGAATGACAAGAACTCTCCCGCATGGAACAAGGGGAGAATTCACTACACTAGTGCCCCTGAAGAAGTATATAAGGCATATTCAACTCAATTTGCTAAGGACTTTGAGAATTTTTTGAATGCTAGAGCAAAAGAGCTTGTGCCCGGAGGGATTATGGTAATATTAATGTCTGGTATTTCTGAAGGGTTTCCTTATTCTGAGATCCCAACTGGTATGATGTACGATTTGCTTGCATCTAGCCTCATGGATATGGCAAGAGAG GGTCTTATTACTGAAGATCGCGTGGATTCTTTCAACTTGCCTTTTTATGCTGCCTCCCCGGATGAGATGGCAGAGCTGGTAGAGCAAAACGGGTATTTTAGCATAGAGAGGATGGAGTTAACGAACCCAGTTCCATCATTGGAAGGTCCGATTGATATCCGAGCATGGATTATGCATTTAAGGGCTGCGACGGAAGGAGTTTTCATCAAACACTTCGGAAGGGAGGCTATTGATGAAATATTCGAACGATTGATCAAAAAACTTTCAAACTATTCTGAGCTATTGAATTCGAGAACCAACGTCAAAGTTCAATTATTCGCTGTGTTGAAGCGTAAATGA